The Triticum dicoccoides isolate Atlit2015 ecotype Zavitan chromosome 6A, WEW_v2.0, whole genome shotgun sequence genome has a window encoding:
- the LOC119316846 gene encoding probable protein phosphatase 2C 15, with amino-acid sequence MSTRSRSVQGSVGGGGSTAGGSAVPLAVLLRREVVSERTAAERPELQHGLFSQAKKGEDFVFLKPDCERLPGFPPSSFSAFGLFDGHNGNGAAIYTKENLLNNILGAVPADLNREDWLAALPRAMVAAFVKTDKDFQTVARSSGTTVTFVIIDGLVVTVASVGDSRCVLEAEGSIYQLSSDHRFDASKEEVDRVTEAGGDVGRLNVVGGAEIGPLRCWPGGLCLSRTIGDQDVGEFIVPVPLVKQVKLSTAGGRLIISSDGVWDALTAEQALNCSRGLPPEAAAEQIVKDAVHSKGLRDDTTCIVVDLVPEKGNPAMSAPKKQPGMGVFKNMFRKKTSSDSSSHADREYMDPDVVEEIFEDECALLSRRLDSEYPVRNMFKLFICAICQVELKPNQGISVHEDSSQPGNLRRWDGPFLCQSCQEKKEAMEGKRRSRDSSSRNSGSSE; translated from the exons ATGTCCACGCGGTCGAGGTCGGTGCAGGGCTccgtgggcggcggcggcagcacggCTGGGGGCTCGGCCGTGCCGCTCGCCGTGCTTCTGCGGCGGGAGGTGGTCAGCGAGAGGACCGCCGCCGAGCGCCCGGAGCTCCAGCACGGCCTCTTCAGCCAAGCCAAGAAGGGCGAGGATTTTGTCTTCCTCAAGCCCGACTGCGAGCGTCTCCCCGGCTTCCCGCCATCCTCCTTCTCTGCCTTCGGC CTGTTTGATGGGCACAATGGGAATGGAGCCGCTATTTATACAAAGGAGAATCTCTTGAACAACATCTTGGGTGCAGTCCCTGCTGATCTCAACAGGGAGGACTGGCTTGCTGCGCTTCCAAGGGCGATGGTTGCAGCATTTGTCAAAACCGATAAAGATTTCCAAACAGTAG CACGCTCTTCAGGAACAACAGTGACATTTGTCATAATAGATGGATTGGTTGTTACTGTTGCATCTGTTGGTGATTCGCGTTGTGTATTAGAAGCTGAAGGTTCAATTTATCAGTTATCTTCGGATCATCGTTTCGATGCCAGTAAAGAGGA GGTTGATCGTGTAACAGAAGCTGGAGGTGATGTTGGAAGGCTAAATGTTGTTGGTGGTGCTGAG ATTGGCCCCCTTAGATGCTGGCCTGGGGGTTTGTGCCTGTCAAGGACAATCGGAGATCAGGACGTGGGTGAATTTATCGTTCCTGTTCCTCTCGTCAAGCAAGTAAAG TTATCTACTGCTGGAGGCCGGCTTATTATTTCAAGCGATGGTGTTTGGGATGCTTTGACTGCAGAACAGGCTCTGAACTGTTCAAGAGGACTTCCTCCTGAAGCTGCAGCCGAGCAAATTGTTAAA GACGCAGTGCACTCAAAGGGACTGAGGGATGACACCACTTGTATAGTCGTTGACCTAGTACCAGAAAAAGGCAACCCAGCTATGTCAGCTCCTAAAAAGCAACCAGGAATGGgtgttttcaaaaatatgtttcgcAAGAAAACATCTTCCGACTCATCATCCCATGCAGATAGAGAATATATGGATCCAGACGTTGTAGAAGAGATATTTGAGGATGAATGTGCATTGCTCTCTAGACG GCTGGATTCTGAATACCCTGTTCGAAATATGTTCAAACTCTTTATATGTGCTATTTGTCAAGTAGAGTTAAAGCCAAATCAAGGGATATCTGTACATGAAGATTCATCACAACCTGGGAACTTGCGTCGATGGGATGGTCCGTTCCTTTGCCAAAGCTGTCAGGAAAAAAAAGAAGCCATGGAGGGAAAGCGCCGTTCACGAG ATTCGTCATCGAGAAATAGCGGGTCCAGTGAATAG